From a region of the Impatiens glandulifera chromosome 4, dImpGla2.1, whole genome shotgun sequence genome:
- the LOC124934722 gene encoding uncharacterized protein LOC124934722 → MASSLLMEQKKKKEENPQQLEAVFLTAGLAVLAACIQRAAIDQWRVYVFLTLNLLLLAVLFSSTKTTTTTTSEEEEEESKEVVDEEEIEQRRRRENVIITQNNNKIKMKMKKMEKKEKIIVEEGEGEEEEEEIKGLSDEELKERVESFIAMFRKQLISDHATFKNPNSSSSSPKIFR, encoded by the coding sequence ATGGCATCATCATTATTAATggagcagaagaagaagaaagaagagaacCCTCAACAACTTGAAGCTGTGTTCTTGACAGCAGGATTGGCCGTCTTGGCCGCGTGTATACAACGCGCCGCCATCGATCAGTGGCGCGTGTATGTCTTTCTTACCCTAAATCTCTTGTTATTGGCGGTTCTATTCTCATCAACGAAGACGACGACGACAACGACGTccgaggaggaggaggaggagagcAAAGAAGTAGTTGATGAGGAGGAGATAGAACAGCGGCGGCGGAGGGAGAATGTAATAATAACGcagaataataataagattaagatgaagatgaagaagatggagaagaaagagaaaataattgtagaagaaggagaaggagaagaagaagaagaagaaataaaaggGTTGTCTGATGAAGAACTGAAGGAGAGAGTGGAATCATTCATAGCCATGTTTAGAAAGCAATTGATCTCTGATCATGCTACCTTCAAGAAccctaattcttcttcttcatccccTAAGATTTTTCgctaa